TGGAGTCACTCCGATGTCTTGCATGCGCCAAAAAGCCGCACGTCCGGGTCCGGCCGTGCGATGGTGACGCCCCGTCCACGGAATCCTTGTTGGAAACCGTGCCGTTGTCAAGTTGCACATGCAATTGTGGACCGGGCAGGGGTGGTTTCCTTTGTCCCGGAATCGGAAAAGAACGCGCTTGACCTGCGGCCTGTTCCGGCTGAAGTTGTGTTTCCATTGCAAGCCATCCAAAAGGAAGAAACGTGACCCAGACGCATATTTCCATGATATCCAGGGAACTTTCCCGCCCCGCCGGACAGGTGGGGGCCGTTGTCGACCTGATCCGCGAGGGCGCAACAGTCCCGTTCATCGCGCGCTATCGAAAGGAAGCCACCGGAGCCATGGACGAAGTGGCCGTGGCTGCCGTGCGCGACAGGCTGGAGCAGCTCGAGGAGCTGGACAAGCGGCGCGCCGCGATTCTTTCCTCGCTGGAGGAGCGCGGCCTGCTTACCGGCGAGTTGCGCGCTCAGGTGGAAAAGGCCCGGGACAAGGCCGGACTGGAGGACGTGTACCTGCCGTATCGTCCCAAGCGCCGGACCCGGGCGACCATGGCCCGGGAGCGCGGGCTGGAGCCGTTGGCCGATGCGATCTTTTCCGGTCAGGACAAGGATGCGGGCAGGCTGGCCCGGGATTTCGTGAATCCGGAAAGGGATGTGCCGGACGTGGCTGCCGCATTGGCCGGAGCGCGGGACATCGTTGCCGAGCGCGTGAGCGAGAATGCAAAGGCCCGGGCCGCCATGCGCGTGCTGTTCGTCAAGCGCGGTGCGTTCGTGTCCAGAGTTGCCAAGGGCAGGGAAGAGGAGGGCGCGACCTATCGCGACTGGTTCGACTGGTCCGAGCCGCTCAGGTCCGTGCCCGGGCATCGGGTGCTGGCCATGTTTCGGGGCGAGCGCGAAGGCATGCTTTCCCTGAGTCTGCGTCCGCCGGTGGATGAAGCCGTGGGTCTGCTCCAGGGCGGTGTGGTTCGGGGCCGGGGATCGGCTGCCGAACAGGTGGGCATGGCCGTGGAGGACGGGTACAAGCGGCTCATGGGCCCTTCACTGGAAAACGAGGTGCGCGCCGAGATCAAGCTCAGGGCTGATGCCGAGGCCATCCGGGTTTTTGCCGCGAATCTCCGGGAACTGCTGCTGGCCGCGCCGCTCGGGCAGAAGCGGATACTGGCGCTTGATCCGGGCTTTCGAACCGGCGCCAAACTGGCCGTGCTGGATGCGCAGGGCGCGCTGGTGCATCACACGACGATTTTTCCCACCGGGTCCAAGGGGCAGCAGGAAAAGGCCGCGTCCACTTTGCGAGACCTGTGCGCAAGATTCCGCGTGGAGGCCGTGGCCGTGGGCAACGGCACTGCGGGTCGGGAAACCGAGGCCTTTGTGCGCAGTCTGAATCCGGGCGTGCCCGTGGTGCTGGTCAACGAGTCGGGCGCGTCCGTGTATTCCGCTTCGGAAGTGGCGCGCCGGGAATTTCCCGACCTTGATCTCACGGTGCGCGGCGCAGTGAGCATCGGCCGTCGCCTCATGGACCCGCTGGCCGAACTGGTCAAGATCGAGCCCAAGTCCATTGGCGTGGGGCAGTATCAGCACGACGTGGACCAGACCGCCCTGAAAAAGGCGCTGGACGACGTGGTGTCCACCTGCGTGAACCGGGTGGGCGTGGACCTGAACACGGCCAGCGCCGAGCTGCTGGCCTACGTGTCCGGTCTCGGCCCGGTTCTGGGCCGGAACATCGTGGCGTATCGCGAGGAGAACGGCCCGTTCGCCACGCGCAGACAGTTGCTCAAGGTGCCGAGGCTCGGGCCCAAGGCGTTCGAGCAGTGCGCGGGATTTCTGCGTGTGCGCGGAAAGAACCCGCTGGACGCGAGCGGCGTGCACCCGGAGCGGTACAAGCTGGTGGAGTGCATGGCCTCGGATGCGGGCTGCACGGTCGCCGAGCTTGTGGCAGATGCCGATGCCCGGAAGCGGGTGCGGATCGAGGACTATGTTTCGGATGACGTGGGACTGCCCACGCTCAGGGACATCATGGAGGAGCTGGCCCGGCCCGGCCGCGATCCGCGCGCCGAGTTCAGCGCGTTTTCCTTTGCCGAGAACGTGAACGCGGTCTCCGATCTGGAGGAGGGCATGGTGCTGCCCGGCATCGTGACCAATGTGACCCGGTTCGGGGCGTTCGTGGACGTGGGTGTGCATCAGGACGGACTGGTGCACATCAGCCAGCTTGCGGACCGGTATGTTGCCGACCCCTCGGAAGTGGTGGCTGCCGGTCGGGAAGTGCGGGTCGAGGTGCTGGACGTGGACCGCAAGCGCAACCGCATCAGCCTGTCCATGAAGGGCGTTCCGCAGAACTAATACATATATGAAGGAAAAACCGCCGTCCGTTTTTTTCGGGCGGCGGTTTTTTCGTGCGTTCGCGTCGGCTACAGTGTGCCGATGTACTCGGACAGCGCCTTGATCTGTTCCGGGTCCAGCTTCTTGACCTGACGGGCCATGCTTTTCTTTTTCTTGCCGCCGTAGGTCCCGTCCAGATAGCCGTTGAGCTTCTTTTCGATTTCCGCGGCACTCTGGCCCTTGAGCGCCACGCCGCCGCTGGCTCCCGAGGTCTTGGCCCCGTCCTTGCCGTGACAGTTGCCGCATTTCTTGTTGTACAAGGTGGCCGTGTCCGCATCCATTGCCAGAGCGGAGGTCACGGCGAAAACGCATATTGCCGCCAGAACAAGACACATCTTTTTCATCGGATACCTCGTGATTCGGTTTCGGATAAGAATCCTTCCTGTTTCCAGATTGTCATACGATACCTGCTTTGCGCAAGCCTGTGGGTTATTTTTCGACCTTTTCGGCCTGTTCGGGCAGGGCCTTTGTCCGGCCGTTGATCCGGAACAGGCTGATGGTGCCCTGCAATTCGTCGGAATCACCGGACAGGGTCGAAGCTGCCGAGGCCACCTTTCTGGCTGTTTCGGCGTTCTGCTGCACGGTCCGCTCCGAGTCCTGCATGGATTTGGCCACAAGGGAGACGCTCCGGTTCTGTTCCTGCGTGGCCGCGGATATCTCCTGAATGAGTTCGGCGGTCTCCTGAATGTCCGGGACCATCTGCCTGAGCAGGGACGCGGCCTTCCGGGCAACAGCCACGCTGGACGAGGAGAGTTCGCTGATGCCTGCCGCTGCCTGACCGCTGCGTTCCGCGAGTTTGCGCACCTCGGCCGCGACCACGGCGAAGCCCTTGCCCGCCTCTCCGGCCCGCGCCGCCTCGATGGCCGCGTTCAGGGCCAGCAGGTTGGTCTGACGGGCGATGTCCTCGATGATGCCGATCTCCTCGGCGATCCTTTCCATGGCCTCCAGTGTCTGCTGCACGGCGTAGCCGCCATTTTCCGCATCCGCTGCGGCCTTCTGGGCGATTCCTCTGGTCCTGTCGGCGATTTCCGCTGTCTGGTGGATGCTTCCGGTCATCTGTTCCATGCTGGAGGAAACCTGTTCCAGTCCGGCTGCCTGCATGCTCGCTCCCTGTGCCAGAGAGTCGCTGGCCGAGGCCAGCGTGGTGCATTCCCCGGCCATGTGGTCCGAGACTTCCCGTACCTGCCGGATGGTGCCTTGCAGGTTGCGGCTCATGTCCGCCATGGCCGACATGATCAGGCCCATTTCGTCCCGGCGCTCTTCCACGTGCGATTGTCGCAGGTCGCCTTTCGCGATCCGCGCGGCCATGTCCGTGCATTTTTCGATGGGCTGCTTCACGGAGCGGTTCACCACGAGCAGGATGATGGGAATGGGCAGGACGATGACCAGCATCATGACCAGTCCCACTATCCACATCCCGGCCGCGACCATGGCTTCCTGTTTCGCGATGTCCAGAGCAAGCACAATGGTGCCGATCTTGCGGCCCCGGTAGTCCGGGACCGGGAACGCGCCCAGTCCCTTGCCCTGTTCGATGCTCACGGTTGGGGCTTCCATGCCCCTTGCCAGAAGGTCCGTGGCCGCAAGGGCTCTGGTCTCGGTGTTTTCCAGTCCGTATACCAGCACGTATTTTCCGTCCCTGACCGGATTGCTTTCGGCGTTCCGAAGCTTGGTGGTGATGGGAAGCAGCGAGGCGTCCATGTAGAGCAGGGTCTTCATTTTCCCGTCCTTTTCCATGGACTTGAGAATCTGGTCGAAGCCGATCAGCACCTCGACCGACCCCAGATGGGTTCCGTCCGGTGCGGTTATCGGAGCCATGCCCCGGATGGTGAATCCGCCCCGGCCCGGCTCAATGCCCTGCAAGGGCTTCCTGTCCCGGTTCACGTCGATCACGGTCTTGCGGAAGCCGGAAAGGTCGTCGGACACATCCACCCATTTCCCATTGCGTTTGGCCTGTTTCTCCCGCCACATGCGAACGAGGCTCCGGGCCGTGGGCAGGTGGAAGTGAACCTTGAAATCCGTGCCCATGGCCTCCCTGTAACCCTGCAGCACAGGAGCAAGGGACTGGCGAAGCATGTCCCGGGCCTCCTGAAGTCTGGGGTCGCTTTCATCATCCATGTTGCCGGTGTTGGCCACGTTGAACGCGGCAACGACTTCGGGCATCCGGCTGAAGAGCGAGGCCTGTTCCAGTGCATTCTTCGACATCTCGGTCATGGCCTGACGCGTGTCTGCGACACTGCCTTCCATGATCAGGGAGACAAAGGATTGCTTCAGTTTGTCGAACTGGCTGTTCAAACTGGAAAAGCCGATGCCGATCATGACGATGGCGATCGCCAGCAGCGGGAGGAGTATCTTGGCTCGAATTCCCATGGCAGACTCCTTTTGGGGCTATGGTCCACGGTTTCCGGAAGGAAAACCGGA
Above is a window of Pseudodesulfovibrio tunisiensis DNA encoding:
- a CDS encoding Tex family protein; amino-acid sequence: MTQTHISMISRELSRPAGQVGAVVDLIREGATVPFIARYRKEATGAMDEVAVAAVRDRLEQLEELDKRRAAILSSLEERGLLTGELRAQVEKARDKAGLEDVYLPYRPKRRTRATMARERGLEPLADAIFSGQDKDAGRLARDFVNPERDVPDVAAALAGARDIVAERVSENAKARAAMRVLFVKRGAFVSRVAKGREEEGATYRDWFDWSEPLRSVPGHRVLAMFRGEREGMLSLSLRPPVDEAVGLLQGGVVRGRGSAAEQVGMAVEDGYKRLMGPSLENEVRAEIKLRADAEAIRVFAANLRELLLAAPLGQKRILALDPGFRTGAKLAVLDAQGALVHHTTIFPTGSKGQQEKAASTLRDLCARFRVEAVAVGNGTAGRETEAFVRSLNPGVPVVLVNESGASVYSASEVARREFPDLDLTVRGAVSIGRRLMDPLAELVKIEPKSIGVGQYQHDVDQTALKKALDDVVSTCVNRVGVDLNTASAELLAYVSGLGPVLGRNIVAYREENGPFATRRQLLKVPRLGPKAFEQCAGFLRVRGKNPLDASGVHPERYKLVECMASDAGCTVAELVADADARKRVRIEDYVSDDVGLPTLRDIMEELARPGRDPRAEFSAFSFAENVNAVSDLEEGMVLPGIVTNVTRFGAFVDVGVHQDGLVHISQLADRYVADPSEVVAAGREVRVEVLDVDRKRNRISLSMKGVPQN
- a CDS encoding c-type cytochrome — encoded protein: MKKMCLVLAAICVFAVTSALAMDADTATLYNKKCGNCHGKDGAKTSGASGGVALKGQSAAEIEKKLNGYLDGTYGGKKKKSMARQVKKLDPEQIKALSEYIGTL
- a CDS encoding methyl-accepting chemotaxis protein, translating into MGIRAKILLPLLAIAIVMIGIGFSSLNSQFDKLKQSFVSLIMEGSVADTRQAMTEMSKNALEQASLFSRMPEVVAAFNVANTGNMDDESDPRLQEARDMLRQSLAPVLQGYREAMGTDFKVHFHLPTARSLVRMWREKQAKRNGKWVDVSDDLSGFRKTVIDVNRDRKPLQGIEPGRGGFTIRGMAPITAPDGTHLGSVEVLIGFDQILKSMEKDGKMKTLLYMDASLLPITTKLRNAESNPVRDGKYVLVYGLENTETRALAATDLLARGMEAPTVSIEQGKGLGAFPVPDYRGRKIGTIVLALDIAKQEAMVAAGMWIVGLVMMLVIVLPIPIILLVVNRSVKQPIEKCTDMAARIAKGDLRQSHVEERRDEMGLIMSAMADMSRNLQGTIRQVREVSDHMAGECTTLASASDSLAQGASMQAAGLEQVSSSMEQMTGSIHQTAEIADRTRGIAQKAAADAENGGYAVQQTLEAMERIAEEIGIIEDIARQTNLLALNAAIEAARAGEAGKGFAVVAAEVRKLAERSGQAAAGISELSSSSVAVARKAASLLRQMVPDIQETAELIQEISAATQEQNRSVSLVAKSMQDSERTVQQNAETARKVASAASTLSGDSDELQGTISLFRINGRTKALPEQAEKVEK